From the genome of Solanum pennellii chromosome 6, SPENNV200:
ttaaaaagaaattatgaaataatagaGAAAGAATTGACATGTCGCATTTTTTAATTCGTTTTGGAAAGTAAACGAATAGTCTATCCTCACGTGTTTGTTTTCTACTTGAAATATTACCAATTATTTAACGGAATACACCTCGAAGCGGACCAACCATTTGTAACCAATATTATCGTTTGTCAATTGCTAAGAGGTTTGATAAAAAATTCTCAAGTTCTATAAATACTTCAATACTTCCTTataaacaagaagaagaagaaacgaATGCACATGTCCAATTCAACTATTCAATTGCTACATTTACAATGTCATCCTTACATTTCTCCTGAAAAAACATGTTTGATATGATTCTCATACTTTGAGAATTTCCTAATTGTTCCAATGCAACTAGAAAGAGgttctttaataaaaaagaatataggACTGTTTTCACAACTCAATCATATAAATGACAAAATCATAGGAAAAAATACTTCTTTCGAACTTCTAACTCGTTCCTCATGCTTGTTTAATAATCTACCATAAAGTACTCAATATTATCCTTCTCGCTCGGTTTTTCTTTCCTTATCGGAAATAAGCTCTCCTTATAACTCAAAGCCCAACATGAGCCAAAGCCTAAATGAACAAAATCAAATCCAAGACTTGTAACTTGTTTAGATGTTTGATCATACAACAACACTTTACAACTCTGTGTTAGTTCATAAATAAACTTATCATACTCCCAAATTCCAATACACGTATGATCTGCTATTGGTGGATTCACTGTATAAACTTTAATCCAATTATTTCCTTGAATATTTACCCAAATATCATAAAAAGCTGCCATTGCTTGCGTAACATCTTTACTAGACATTGTTGCAATTGAACCACCTCGTAAAAATAAAGTTACCCAATGTTCACCTGGAATTGGTGGTCCTTCAAATTCCCCAAACAATTCAGTTGAAAAATCAAATGTACGTATAAAATACACGTTTATCCCTTCCGCGATATACTTCTTGCTAGTACTAATCCAATAGTACATACCATTCTTGTAGGTGCAATTATGGGAGCTGCATATTTGACATTCGTGTGAGAAATTAGGGTCCAAGTGCTTCCATGAGTTGTTTTTCGTCGAATAGACAGCTGCATAAACCTTAGGGAAAATGTCACTCTCATAGTCATTCCAATAGGTTCTTACCCAAATGATTTTGTAGTCATGAGTAGCTAAGtctattcctattcctattctacgATCATTGTCTTCCAAACCTTCTTCTACCTCGAAAAAAACACGAGGTATAAGCCTACACTCTTTCGTTGCAGGGTTCCACCAGCCAAATCGTCCATCGTCTATGTAATTTCCTTTCTCTAGTAACAACAATCCATCAATTGGACCATAAATACACCTGATATCACCAACGTCTTCGCCATGATAAATCAGCTTATGAGTAGGGACACATCCGCTGAATATTTTATCAGGGAGCAAGTACGTATCGAAAGGTCTTACACACGGGACTTTTTGGTAGTTAAGACCAAACTTGATAATCAATAGACGGAGACGATTACTCTCACTGTTGAAGTGTTTTTCCATGAAACTCGAGGTATTGATGAGATCGTTCCACATTTTGCATACACATTTGAATCGCAACAGTGATTGCACAGGCAACCTTGATAAAATATGATCAGTAACAGTTTCATGTCGCGAATAGATCTCGATCTCGGTGTTAGTTGTCATTCTGCTCAATTAAATCCAGAACACTGCCAAAGAAGTAAAAACTAATTTAGTGattatatgttttatatgaACGAGCGTGGGACAGAAAAATTAAACAGAAAACAGATCGAAAGAACAAACAAACTCAGCGTAAAATTAGTTAACCACCTGTAATGTCCTCCTACAACTAAGATAAAAAACAAATTCCCTAAAAGAATGGGTAAAAGAACACACTATACTTTTCCTTGAGAGAAAAATGGAGTTCAACGTTACTTAAATTCTCATCCTTACATGCAAATCAATGATATTACATAGTACAAGCTATTCCCAAATGAGGAAAAACTCAACCAGCTAGTATTAAACTGAAGTACCTATTAATCAAAACAATGCTAGCAGCTCGATCATTGTCGAAGCAAACTAGCTGATACACAACATATAACACTATAACGTATTGGTTTTCAATCTTCAATACCTGCATTTCTTGACGAAAGCTCCAATACAAAGTCATAGTTTCATCAGCAATATATAGATCTTCATCTTTTATTGTGCAAGAACAACACACGGTCATCGCGTAATCTTCCAAACTTCAGCATAGAATAAGACTGAAAGGGACTACTTCTTTTTCCCCTTGTTTATCCCGACAAGGATAATTGTCCAATGTATCTACAGGTTTTTACAGGGAAACCTTGCCACATTTATATATAAGTGCTTTATTCTGCTATACAAGTAGTTGTAGATGAAGTTTCATGTTCGGAACTTTTCCAGTAAGCCTCCGAAGAAAAAGCTTGTCTTAGCCAGACCACCAGTTTCAGGTGCCTTTGCAGATGTTGGGACTTTCTTCACGTTAAGCATCATTGTCTGTCCAATTTCTTCACGCAGTCTTTCAATCGTCTTCATCTCTACAGGGTTTCCAGACGCATCTCTTACGTAGAAGAAATTCTTTGCTTTCTCCCCAATAGTTGTAACACCAGCTCTAGTCACTGATAGCCCATTTTCTCGTAGGACTCTCGTAACTTCAGAAAGTAAGCCAACTCGGTCCTTGGCACACAACTCAAAGCTGAAGCCCTGCATATAAAAGGAATATAATTTACATTCCACCTGGTGGCATTAGAATTCTGAGGGTTTTGGGAAGGTTCATGCATCCCATAAAGTTATAGATTGAAGTAACATATGAATGCGCCCTTGGAGGGCAATCATAACACTTGAAGTCCAAGTCACAAATAGAATAGTAGCAATGGCTAATGTGTCAAAGTATAATACTAGATGACCACATCCTACTATCAAACTTACACATTCATCCCAATAGCAAAACAAAATATTGCACATGTTCATGGACTGCTTAGAAAAAAATTAGCTTTGCGTTACTTTTTGGATTCATCATACCAGTCAATCACAGAAATACAGAATGAAAGTTTATATATGCAATATTTCTTGATTCTTCACCTTAGCTatgaattatttataagttaGACTTTTGTCTATTTGACAAAGTAGTTCAAAATGGGGGCGAGCAAGAGCCTGTTTGGATCTAAAAAAAATGGTGATTCC
Proteins encoded in this window:
- the LOC107023058 gene encoding putative F-box/kelch-repeat protein At3g22730 — its product is MTTNTEIEIYSRHETVTDHILSRLPVQSLLRFKCVCKMWNDLINTSSFMEKHFNSESNRLRLLIIKFGLNYQKVPCVRPFDTYLLPDKIFSGCVPTHKLIYHGEDVGDIRCIYGPIDGLLLLEKGNYIDDGRFGWWNPATKECRLIPRVFFEVEEGLEDNDRRIGIGIDLATHDYKIIWVRTYWNDYESDIFPKVYAAVYSTKNNSWKHLDPNFSHECQICSSHNCTYKNGMYYWISTSKKYIAEGINVYFIRTFDFSTELFGEFEGPPIPGEHWVTLFLRGGSIATMSSKDVTQAMAAFYDIWVNIQGNNWIKVYTVNPPIADHTCIGIWEYDKFIYELTQSCKVLLYDQTSKQVTSLGFDFVHLGFGSCWALSYKESLFPIRKEKPSEKDNIEYFMVDY